ATCACTCCACACGGTACCGTACAAAACGTGTGGAAGTGTTCATCGATTGCAGCAATTGCCTTGGCGCAATCTCCCCTTGCCCCATTGGTCATCGAAGGGGGGGGGCATTTGGGCTACAATCACCGGTTTACCGACTTCCCATTGGAGTCCGAAAGGGTGAACGCATGGCAAAATCGCAGGCGCCTTTGGCGGCAGTCCTCAAAAAATATGAGGACGATCTACTGAAAGAATGGATTACCGGATTGCAATCGGGCGGATCGAGAGGCAATGCCCGCGTTAGCGAGGCGGAGCTACGGTCTCAAGCCAAAGAGTTTCTGTCACTCCTGCAGCATGCCATCCAGTCCGGAGAGACGTACAGCGAGACTGCCACATGGCAGCCCGTGCGTGAGTTCCTGGAGAGCCTTTCGCGATCCCGGGTGCAGCAGGGCTTTACCTCAGACGAGACTGCGACCTTCATCTTCTCGTTCAAGAAACCATTTTTTGCTCGCATCGGTAACGAACTGAGTCGCGATCCTGCTGGCCTGGCCGCCGAAATCTGGTCGGCAACCGAACTGATTGACAAATTAGGAATGTTGACCGTGCGGTCATTCCAGAAGACGCGCGAAGACGTCATCAATCGTCAGCAAATGGAAATGTTGGAACTATCCACGCCGGTTGTAAAGTTGTGGGACGGCGTATTGGCGCTACCAATGATCGGCACACTAGACAGTGCGCGTACGCAGATTGTCATGGAATCGCTGCTACAACGAATTGTCGATACTGGCTCTGAAATTGCGATCATCGATATCACCGGCGTGCCCACGGTCGATACACTTGTGGCGCAGCATTTGTTGAAAACTGTGACAGCAATTCGCCTGATGGGAGCGGACTGCATTATCTCGGGCGTGCGTCCTCAGATCGCGCAAACAATTGTGCACTTGGGCGTTGATCTGCAGGGAGTGACAACGAAAGCGACGCTTGCCGACGCGCTCGCACTTGCGTTCAGGCGTTCTGGTTTATGCGTTTCGAAACTCAAATCGTAACCTGTGGAGCACTCATGGATCGAATTCCCATTCTGAGGATGGGCGAGTTCCTGCTCGTTACCATTCAAGTGGACATGCATGACCAACTCGCTTTGAACCTGCAAGACGATCTAACGTCCAAAATTGAGAAAACGGGTGCCCGTGGCGTCCTGATCGATATCTCGGCACTCGAAATGGTGGACTCCTTTATTGGTCGGATGATCGCCAATATTTCCGGGATGTCACGTATTCTCGACGCCCGTACGGTCGTGGTTGGCATGCAACCTGCAGTAGCCATCACGCTTGTCGAATTGGGCCTATCTCTGCCGGGGGTTAAGACGGCATTGAGTGTCGAGCGCGGGATGGATTATTTGAGTGCCGAACGTGCCCTGGAGCTGGGGGAGTTGTCAAAACACGAGGCCGGGAGTCCTTTGGACGATCGCCCAGCTGGAACGGAGGCCAGCGATGGCGGTGATCAGAACTGACCAGCTCCCCGTATGCACCGAGCAAGACATCGTTATTGCGAGGCAAACCGTTCGGCGGTTGATGCAGGAACTCAGCTTTAGCCTTGTCGATCAAACGAAAATGGTGACAGGCGCTAGTGAGCTGGCGCGAAATACGGTGATCTACGGTGGCGGAGGGGAACTAACGTGCGAAATTCTGACCGAAGGCATTCGCACGGGCCTACGGCTTACGTTTAAAGACCAAGGGCCGGGCATCCCCAACATGGAAATGGCAATGATGGATGGTTGGACGAGCGGCAAAGGGCTCGGCATGGGGTTGTCCGGAACGAAAAGACTTGTCAACGAATTTGAAATCGAAAGTAGCCCGGGCGCTGGCACCCGAGTAACCATAACGCGCTGGAAGTGACCACGCGCGAACTTTAATCCGGCCGCATCGGATGTCGTTCAAAAAAAGGCCCCAATGCCAGCCTGTCAAACGGTAATACCAGTTTCTGATCCCAGTCAGGTCGGAGAAGCACGGCGGCAGGTCATCCGTATCGCAGAGCAAGCCTCCTTCGGCGAAGCTGATCGGGGAAAGGCAGCCATAGTCGTCACTGAGCTCGCAACCAACTTGGCGCGCCATGCCACGGACGGGCTAATCCTGGCGCAGGCCCATCTATTCGCCGATCGGAAATCGGTAGAAATTCTGTCCATCGATCGCGGTCCTGGAATCTCGGACGTGCCCCGGTGCCTAGAAGATGGTTTTTCCACGGGTGGTACGCCAGGTACGGGATTGGGCGCTGCACGCCGATTGTCGACCGAATTCGAGATTTACTCCACAGAACCGGCGGGCACGATCGTGTTTTGCCGCGTGGAAGAGACCGTTCGGCGTCGGTCGGAGAGAAGCTCGTTCTCGTGGGGAGTCATAAACTGCCCCGCGCCGAACGAAGTCGACTGCGGTGATTCGTGGAGCCTAAGAGAGTCGAAAGATAGACTGTCATTGATGCTCGCCGATGGGCTTGGGCATGGCCCGTTTGCGGCCGCCGCGGCTGAAGAAGCCACGATAGTTTTTGATCGGGATCCCTTTGCTCCGCTACCATCCATCTTCAGTGCGGCGCACATCCGAATGCAGGGAACGCGGGGCGGCGCTATGGCGGCCGCACAGATCGATTCCTCAAATGGCGAAATGAAGTATGTCGGCGTCGGCAACATAGCTGGCCACTTGCGGGGACTTGAGGGTGAGGCCAAACGCGGGTTATTTTCCCATAATGGCACGCTTGGCGCGCAGCTGCACAAAATCCAACAGTTCGACTACCAATGTCCAATACCTGGACTATTGGTCATGCATTCCGACGGTTTGCAGAGTCGCTGGTCGTTCGATTGTTACGAGGGCCTGACGCAATCCCATCCAGCAATAATATCCGCAGTCTTGTATCGCGACTTCACTCGGGGGCGCGATGACGTGACGATCGCTGTCGTGCGAGTGTCGCCCAACGATCGAGACAATTCGGCTAGTCAGACATGAATAGTCCCTTGCCAACGCCAGAGGACGGCTCACAGCTGCGACCGGAATATCCGGCTGCGCTGGAGGCGCTCGCGCAGCGAGATCGCCTGATTATTCAGCTCAACGACGAGTTAGCGGAAACTAACCAAGGTGTCGTTGCACTGTACGCCGAGCTTGATGACAAAGCGGCAGCCCTGCGCGAAGCATCGGAATTGAAAAGTCGGTTCTTATCGTACATGAGCCATGAATTTCGTACTCCCCTCGGTGCCATTCGGAGTATTGCCCGCATTCTTTTGGACCGAATGGACGGGCCTCTTACTTCGGAACAAGTGAAGCAGGTAACTTTCATTCAGCAATCGGCAACTGAACTGAACGAAATGGTGAACGACCTGCTGGACTTAGCCAAGATTGAGGCAGGGCGCATTGTCATTTCTCCGGAATGGTTTGAAATGGTCGACTTGTTCGCTGCGATCCGAGGCATGTTTAAGCCGCTGCTAACGAGCGAGGCCGTATCATTGATCTTGGAAGAGCCTCAGGACATTCCGCGGATATATACCGATGACAAGAAGCTCTCGCAAATTCTCCGCAATTTTATCTCGAATGCGTTGAAATTTACGGTCAAAGGAGAAGTGAGAGTGTCGGTGCGCCGCGAGCCTGGTGAACAGGTAACTTTCTCGGTTGCAGACACCGGCATTGGCATCGCCCGCGAGCATCATGATGCAGTCTTTAACGACTTCGTACAGGTCGATTCGCCGTTGCAACGCAAATGGCGCGGAACCGGGTTAGGACTTTCTCTCAGCAAGAGAATATCCGAACTTTTGGGCGGCGGAGTTACGATGACTAGCGAACCAGGCCTAGGATCCACCTTCTCAGTGACAGTTCCGATTCGCTTTGAGGGCGTAGGAGAGTCTACGGAGGGCAGCAAGGATCACCTCGCCTTGAATGAGGAATCAGATGTCGGTAAGTAATGCCCATATACTGGTGGTGGACGATAATCCGGCAACGTTGTATTCCACATCGCGCGTACTTCGGAGCGCGGGTTGGACGGTTTCCGAAGCGGAGACGGGCCAGAAAGCATTGGATAAGGTGCAGGCAGGAGTCGACTTAGTCGTCCTCGACGTTAACCTGCCCGATATGGATGGATTCGACGTCTGCCGGCGCATCCGTAAGAACGAAACCACAGCTCGACTTCCAGTCCTGCACCTGTCTGCTACTTTTGTGCAGGACGTGCACAAAGTACATGGGTTGGAATCAGGCGCCGACGGATACCTAACACATCCGATCGAGCCACCGGTATTGATCGCGACAGTTAATGCCTTTCTACGTGCGAGACAAGCGGAAATCGACCTTCGTCAAAGCGAATCTCGCTTCAGGGCCATCTTCGAGAAGGCACCAAATGGCGTTGCGCTACTCAACGACGACCTCACCTTCGTTCTCGTCAATCCAGCGCTGTGCGAGTTGCTGGAACGCGAAGGCGAGTCGATTTGCCGAAGGTCATTGCAAGAATTTGTGCCAGCCGAGAGTCAATCGATCTTCGATGAGATCCGCAAAGAGATCGAAGAATCTCGATCATGGCGAGGCATTCTGTCTTTACAGGGCGTAAACGAGCGAGCCATAAAATCGGAATGGAACTTGTCGACCCACGCTGCTCCCGGTTTATGGCTCGCCATTGTCGACGATATTACTGAGCGTATTAAATACGAAGCGGAGAGAGAGCAGTTGCTGCTGAATGCGCAAGATGCCCGGGCCGAAGCCGAGCGTGCCAACCGCTATAAGGATGATTTCATAGCTACCATGTCGCATGAATTGCGCACGCCGCTCAATGCAATTCTAGGATGGTCGCAGGTGATGAAGACGGGCAGTCTCGACACGCGTGAGATGAAGGATGCAATTGATACGATCGAGCGCAATGCGCGGATCCAGGCAGAGATGATCGCGGACTTGCTTGACGTATCGCGAATTACGTCGGGGAAGATTCGCTTGGAGTTGCGTACGGTTGCTCCGGCCGACGTTGTCGACGCCGCCGTGGCAGCCGTTCTACCCACTGCTTACGACAAAGATATCCGCGTTAATAAGTCTCTTGACCGCGCAACCGATTCTATTTCCGCCGATGGTGCGCGCTTGCAGCAGGTTGTTTGGAATCTTTTGGTGAATGCGATCAAATTTACCCCGGAAGGAGGTAGCGTCGATTTATCCCTGAAGCAAGTTGGAACCGCCATCGAAATCTGCGTTCACGACAATGGGGTCGGACTTAGTCCCACATTGCTACCGCAGATCTTCGACCGCTTTCGACAGGGGGACGCGAGTACCACGCGGCAACATGCAGGTCTGGGGCTAGGTTTGGCCATCGTCAAGCAACTAGTCGAAATGCACGGTGGCACGGTTCTCGCGGAAAGTCCCGGCGAGGGATTAGGCGCGACGTTTACCGTGCGATTGCCGACGGCTGGAACGAAAATCGCTCCGAACGTCAAAACTCAAGGATCGTCAGGGGTGGACATGCGAACAACGCTTGAGGAAAAACTGGTCGATCTGAGTGGCGTTCGTGTCTTGATTGTGGAGGACGATGCAGACTCGCGAAGAGTGCTCACGCGAATTGTGACCGATTGCGCTGGAGTGGTTCGGGCCGTAGGCAACGTTCCGGAAGCGCTCGAGAACATTGACGAGTTTCAACCTGAAATACTCGTGAGCGATTTGGGCATGCCCCGCCAAGATGGTTTCGAATTGATTCGCCTGGTGCGCGAGCGGGGCTATACATCGAAACGCCTGCCGGCGATCGCGCTCAGCGCCTTTGCCGATAGCAAGAGCCGACAAGAGGCCCTCTTGGCAGGCTTTCAGGGAAATCTTTCAAAGCCAGTCGAGTCCCGAGAGATAACGGCGGCAATTGCCGCCCTAGTAAGTCGCAAGGGTTGACTGCTGCGACGTCTGCAGTAGTCATGATTGAAAACTAAAAGGCGTGTGCCTCTATGGCCGGACGGCTCCCGTTTCGACTTC
This region of Pirellulales bacterium genomic DNA includes:
- a CDS encoding ATP-binding protein, with product MNSPLPTPEDGSQLRPEYPAALEALAQRDRLIIQLNDELAETNQGVVALYAELDDKAAALREASELKSRFLSYMSHEFRTPLGAIRSIARILLDRMDGPLTSEQVKQVTFIQQSATELNEMVNDLLDLAKIEAGRIVISPEWFEMVDLFAAIRGMFKPLLTSEAVSLILEEPQDIPRIYTDDKKLSQILRNFISNALKFTVKGEVRVSVRREPGEQVTFSVADTGIGIAREHHDAVFNDFVQVDSPLQRKWRGTGLGLSLSKRISELLGGGVTMTSEPGLGSTFSVTVPIRFEGVGESTEGSKDHLALNEESDVGK
- a CDS encoding STAS domain-containing protein, translated to MAVDERPIARDDHEQMPTRRNLNDCVVAGYYDSSSASSLHIATCLLSQVRLKVYDPLAHHSTRYRTKRVEVFIDCSNCLGAISPCPIGHRRGGAFGLQSPVYRLPIGVRKGERMAKSQAPLAAVLKKYEDDLLKEWITGLQSGGSRGNARVSEAELRSQAKEFLSLLQHAIQSGETYSETATWQPVREFLESLSRSRVQQGFTSDETATFIFSFKKPFFARIGNELSRDPAGLAAEIWSATELIDKLGMLTVRSFQKTREDVINRQQMEMLELSTPVVKLWDGVLALPMIGTLDSARTQIVMESLLQRIVDTGSEIAIIDITGVPTVDTLVAQHLLKTVTAIRLMGADCIISGVRPQIAQTIVHLGVDLQGVTTKATLADALALAFRRSGLCVSKLKS
- a CDS encoding STAS domain-containing protein → MDRIPILRMGEFLLVTIQVDMHDQLALNLQDDLTSKIEKTGARGVLIDISALEMVDSFIGRMIANISGMSRILDARTVVVGMQPAVAITLVELGLSLPGVKTALSVERGMDYLSAERALELGELSKHEAGSPLDDRPAGTEASDGGDQN
- a CDS encoding response regulator; protein product: MSVSNAHILVVDDNPATLYSTSRVLRSAGWTVSEAETGQKALDKVQAGVDLVVLDVNLPDMDGFDVCRRIRKNETTARLPVLHLSATFVQDVHKVHGLESGADGYLTHPIEPPVLIATVNAFLRARQAEIDLRQSESRFRAIFEKAPNGVALLNDDLTFVLVNPALCELLEREGESICRRSLQEFVPAESQSIFDEIRKEIEESRSWRGILSLQGVNERAIKSEWNLSTHAAPGLWLAIVDDITERIKYEAEREQLLLNAQDARAEAERANRYKDDFIATMSHELRTPLNAILGWSQVMKTGSLDTREMKDAIDTIERNARIQAEMIADLLDVSRITSGKIRLELRTVAPADVVDAAVAAVLPTAYDKDIRVNKSLDRATDSISADGARLQQVVWNLLVNAIKFTPEGGSVDLSLKQVGTAIEICVHDNGVGLSPTLLPQIFDRFRQGDASTTRQHAGLGLGLAIVKQLVEMHGGTVLAESPGEGLGATFTVRLPTAGTKIAPNVKTQGSSGVDMRTTLEEKLVDLSGVRVLIVEDDADSRRVLTRIVTDCAGVVRAVGNVPEALENIDEFQPEILVSDLGMPRQDGFELIRLVRERGYTSKRLPAIALSAFADSKSRQEALLAGFQGNLSKPVESREITAAIAALVSRKG
- a CDS encoding anti-sigma regulatory factor, producing the protein MAVIRTDQLPVCTEQDIVIARQTVRRLMQELSFSLVDQTKMVTGASELARNTVIYGGGGELTCEILTEGIRTGLRLTFKDQGPGIPNMEMAMMDGWTSGKGLGMGLSGTKRLVNEFEIESSPGAGTRVTITRWK
- a CDS encoding ATP-binding protein, which codes for MPACQTVIPVSDPSQVGEARRQVIRIAEQASFGEADRGKAAIVVTELATNLARHATDGLILAQAHLFADRKSVEILSIDRGPGISDVPRCLEDGFSTGGTPGTGLGAARRLSTEFEIYSTEPAGTIVFCRVEETVRRRSERSSFSWGVINCPAPNEVDCGDSWSLRESKDRLSLMLADGLGHGPFAAAAAEEATIVFDRDPFAPLPSIFSAAHIRMQGTRGGAMAAAQIDSSNGEMKYVGVGNIAGHLRGLEGEAKRGLFSHNGTLGAQLHKIQQFDYQCPIPGLLVMHSDGLQSRWSFDCYEGLTQSHPAIISAVLYRDFTRGRDDVTIAVVRVSPNDRDNSASQT